One window of Sinorhizobium fredii NGR234 genomic DNA carries:
- a CDS encoding A24 family peptidase produces MTIACILVILPFCLALAAFSDLFTMTIPNRISAILLAAFIVVAPLAGFGMGEISLHIAAAAVVFVVCFCLFAASVMGGGDAKLLTASAVWFGLDASLVDFLVYVSIFGGLLTLAVLLLRRQENAILASGIPVPQLLLTAKKIPYGIAIAMGGFAAYPSSPLMEAAFRATFVTTA; encoded by the coding sequence GTGACAATTGCTTGCATACTGGTCATTCTTCCGTTCTGTCTCGCGCTGGCAGCGTTCTCGGACCTTTTCACGATGACGATCCCGAATCGCATTTCGGCGATTTTGTTGGCCGCCTTCATCGTTGTTGCGCCTCTTGCTGGCTTCGGTATGGGAGAGATCAGCCTGCATATCGCCGCGGCTGCCGTGGTCTTTGTCGTGTGCTTCTGCCTTTTTGCGGCGAGCGTCATGGGCGGCGGCGACGCCAAGCTCCTGACTGCCAGTGCCGTCTGGTTCGGCCTCGATGCGTCGCTCGTCGACTTCCTGGTGTATGTCTCCATTTTCGGTGGGCTGCTAACGCTCGCTGTACTTCTCTTGCGCAGGCAGGAGAACGCGATTCTGGCGAGCGGCATTCCGGTGCCGCAACTGCTGCTGACGGCGAAGAAGATTCCCTACGGTATCGCGATCGCGATGGGCGGCTTTGCCGCATATCCCTCCTCACCCTTGATGGAAGCCGCCTTTCGCGCAACTTTCGTGACTACGGCATAG
- the cpaB gene encoding Flp pilus assembly protein CpaB — MKPVRIIILAVAVGSAAMAGLLAMKLTRSPAQRMAEPLVEQAPSINVLVASKSLPVGSRLGADSIHWLAWPKDGVAEGMITEENRPAAIDDLAGAVVRLPLFDGEPVRQEKIADPSNRIMSSLLPAGKRAVATEITVATGAGGFILPNDRVDVIMVRKSDGDVYLTETVLSNVRVLAIDQQVEEKDDGSKSVIGTTATLELTPDQSKVMTVAQQMAERISLALRSVADAQEADTEAADYLLSGDGQPSIQVIKSGSIVKNDGTTTTTQNQQ; from the coding sequence ATGAAACCGGTGCGCATCATCATTCTGGCGGTAGCCGTGGGTTCCGCGGCAATGGCCGGGCTATTGGCGATGAAGCTCACCCGTTCTCCGGCGCAACGCATGGCGGAACCGCTCGTCGAGCAGGCGCCGAGCATCAATGTGCTTGTCGCCAGCAAAAGCCTGCCGGTGGGCTCCCGGCTCGGCGCCGATTCGATCCACTGGCTGGCCTGGCCGAAGGACGGCGTCGCTGAGGGCATGATCACCGAGGAGAATCGTCCGGCCGCGATCGACGACCTCGCCGGTGCGGTCGTCCGCCTGCCGCTCTTTGACGGAGAGCCCGTCCGCCAGGAAAAGATCGCCGACCCGTCCAATCGCATCATGTCGTCGCTGCTGCCGGCCGGCAAGCGGGCCGTTGCCACGGAAATCACCGTCGCGACCGGTGCCGGCGGCTTCATCCTGCCCAACGACCGCGTCGACGTCATCATGGTCCGCAAGTCCGACGGCGACGTGTACTTGACCGAAACCGTGCTCAGCAATGTCCGTGTCCTGGCGATCGACCAGCAGGTCGAGGAGAAGGATGACGGCTCGAAATCCGTAATCGGCACCACGGCGACCCTCGAACTCACGCCCGACCAATCGAAAGTGATGACGGTCGCCCAGCAGATGGCCGAGCGCATCTCGCTGGCGCTGCGCAGCGTCGCCGATGCTCAGGAAGCCGATACGGAAGCGGCCGACTACCTTTTGAGCGGCGACGGCCAGCCGAGCATTCAGGTCATCAAATCCGGTTCCATCGTCAAGAATGATGGCACCACCACGACAACGCAGAACCAGCAGTAA
- a CDS encoding type II and III secretion system protein family protein encodes MLPAVPTAQAAASSVVRIVESGPGVKRKVNLGLNKAVVVDLPTDAHDILVADPVLADAVTRTSRRIYLFGKTVGQTNIFVFGPNGEEIVSLEVAVERDVAGLEANLRRFIPEADINVEIISDNVVLTGTVRTPLDSTKAVDLARAFLQGGEATTRNITAQGTNGDADIFAEERQTSQIVNLLTVEGEDQVTLKVTVAEVSRQVLKQLGFNGRISDGESGLSFRNPANLGDAIGVGANALIKGSIGPTTISSYINAMEQAGVMRTLAEPSLTAISGQEAKFYVGGEFRLAGVQEITTEEDEATGESVPVVEREVEDAEYGIRLNFKPVVLGAGRISLAIETEVSEPTYEGSVVTGNSFRDIPGNTFLGIRRREASTSVELPSGGSIVIAGLVQDNIRQAMSGLPGASKIPILGTLFRSKDFQRNESELVIIATPYLVRPVARSALSRPDDNFNPANDLESFFVGRVNRIYGRPEAAPPVGRYHGNVGFIYK; translated from the coding sequence ATGCTGCCGGCGGTTCCGACCGCGCAAGCCGCCGCCTCCTCGGTGGTCCGCATCGTCGAAAGCGGTCCGGGCGTGAAGCGAAAAGTCAATCTCGGTCTCAACAAGGCCGTGGTCGTCGATCTCCCGACCGATGCCCATGATATTCTCGTTGCCGATCCGGTGCTTGCCGATGCAGTCACGCGCACGTCGCGCCGCATCTACCTGTTCGGCAAGACCGTCGGCCAGACCAACATCTTCGTGTTCGGCCCGAATGGCGAGGAGATCGTCAGTCTCGAAGTTGCCGTCGAGCGCGATGTCGCCGGCCTTGAGGCCAACCTGCGTCGTTTCATTCCGGAGGCGGACATCAATGTCGAAATCATCTCCGACAACGTGGTTCTGACCGGCACCGTTCGCACGCCGCTCGATTCGACCAAGGCGGTCGACCTCGCCCGGGCCTTCCTGCAGGGCGGCGAGGCGACGACCCGCAACATCACAGCCCAGGGCACCAACGGCGATGCCGATATTTTCGCGGAAGAACGACAAACCTCGCAGATCGTCAATCTGCTGACCGTCGAGGGCGAGGATCAGGTGACCTTGAAGGTCACCGTCGCTGAGGTCAGTCGCCAGGTTCTGAAGCAACTTGGCTTCAACGGCCGCATAAGTGACGGCGAAAGTGGATTGAGCTTCCGCAATCCGGCCAATCTCGGCGACGCAATCGGCGTCGGCGCCAATGCACTCATAAAAGGCTCGATCGGCCCGACTACGATTTCGAGCTACATCAATGCGATGGAGCAGGCGGGAGTCATGCGGACGCTGGCCGAACCGAGCCTGACGGCCATTTCGGGCCAAGAGGCGAAGTTCTACGTCGGCGGTGAATTCCGCCTCGCGGGGGTGCAGGAGATCACAACGGAAGAGGATGAGGCTACCGGAGAGTCCGTCCCAGTAGTTGAGCGGGAAGTTGAGGATGCCGAATATGGTATTCGCCTGAACTTCAAGCCTGTCGTCCTTGGTGCCGGCCGCATCAGTCTGGCAATCGAGACAGAAGTTTCGGAGCCGACCTATGAGGGTTCGGTTGTAACGGGAAACAGTTTTAGAGATATTCCCGGTAACACCTTCCTCGGCATCCGTCGCCGCGAAGCCTCGACCAGCGTCGAACTTCCCTCCGGCGGCTCGATCGTCATCGCCGGCCTCGTGCAGGACAATATCCGCCAGGCGATGTCCGGCCTGCCCGGTGCTTCAAAGATCCCGATCCTCGGCACGCTGTTCCGCAGCAAGGATTTCCAGCGCAATGAATCGGAACTCGTGATCATCGCGACGCCCTATCTGGTGCGGCCGGTCGCCCGCAGCGCGCTGTCGCGACCCGACGACAACTTCAATCCGGCCAACGATCTCGAAAGCTTCTTCGTCGGCCGCGTCAATCGGATCTACGGGCGTCCCGAGGCAGCACCCCCCGTCGGCCGCTATCACGGCAATGTCGGCTTCATCTACAAATAG
- a CDS encoding CpaD family pilus assembly protein, translating to MSLTRTPARMAALAILAGLLAGCGSKDNLATGSIPDDYRTRHPIVIAEGERVIDIPVASGDRRLTAGTRDVIRGFATEYRNASGGVIQIMLPRGSANSHAAQIVRKDIRRLLAASGVPPKRMIETGYEAVSPGDAAPIRLSYVAITAQTAPCGEWPEDLTLNTLQNRNYYNFGCASQSNLAAQIANPTDLIGPRQMSPVDAAQRGEVIDAWRDAASDD from the coding sequence ATGTCGCTGACCCGCACCCCGGCCCGCATGGCCGCATTGGCCATCCTTGCCGGCCTGCTTGCAGGTTGCGGCAGCAAGGACAATCTGGCGACCGGCTCGATCCCGGACGACTATCGCACCCGCCATCCGATCGTCATTGCCGAAGGCGAGCGGGTGATCGACATTCCGGTCGCCTCCGGTGATCGGCGGCTGACCGCCGGCACGCGCGACGTCATCCGCGGCTTTGCCACCGAATACCGCAATGCATCGGGTGGCGTGATCCAGATCATGCTGCCGCGCGGCTCCGCCAACAGCCACGCCGCGCAGATCGTCCGCAAGGACATCCGCCGCCTGCTGGCGGCAAGCGGCGTGCCGCCGAAGAGGATGATCGAGACCGGCTACGAAGCGGTTTCGCCGGGCGACGCCGCCCCGATCCGCCTGAGCTATGTCGCGATCACCGCGCAGACCGCGCCCTGCGGCGAGTGGCCCGAGGACCTGACCCTCAACACCTTGCAAAACCGCAACTACTACAATTTCGGCTGCGCTTCGCAGTCCAACCTCGCCGCCCAGATCGCCAATCCGACGGACCTGATCGGCCCGCGCCAGATGTCGCCGGTCGACGCCGCCCAGCGTGGCGAAGTGATCGACGCCTGGCGCGACGCGGCCTCGGACGATTGA
- a CDS encoding AAA family ATPase produces the protein MSAIEYSIDTGGAEFAAEVSRPGDLDQLRPLPRISIHAFCETEAMQRLMERCGQDRRMAKVSLRITGGSVAAAANMFASVSTPNLIILETATEPRSLLGELAPLAEVCDPSTKVVIIGRHNDIALYRELIRNGISEYMVAPVAMADLLGAIAAIFVDPEAEPVGRSLAFIGAKGGCGSSVIAHNCAWGISNLFSTETILADLDLPYGTANIDFDQDPPQGISEAVSAPDRLDEVFLDRLLTKCSEHLSLLAAPSMLDRAYDFEAGAFQPILEILQRSAPVSVLDIPHGWSDWTRSVLGEADEVVITAIPDLASLRNTKNLLDALKKLRPNDRAPHLVLNQVGMPKRPEIAPNEFCESLEIEAAAIIPFDAVLFGNAANSGRMIGEIDRKSPAAETFSQLAHLLTGRTAIKKARRGGLGKVLAKLGRR, from the coding sequence ATGAGCGCGATTGAATACAGCATCGACACCGGCGGAGCCGAGTTTGCAGCGGAGGTATCGCGCCCCGGTGACCTCGATCAGCTTCGGCCTTTGCCGCGCATTTCGATCCATGCCTTCTGCGAGACCGAGGCAATGCAGCGCCTCATGGAGCGCTGCGGGCAGGACCGCCGCATGGCGAAGGTCAGCCTGCGCATCACCGGGGGAAGCGTCGCCGCCGCCGCCAACATGTTCGCGAGCGTGTCGACGCCCAACCTGATCATCCTCGAGACTGCCACCGAGCCGCGCTCCCTGCTTGGCGAGCTGGCGCCGCTCGCCGAGGTCTGCGACCCGAGCACCAAGGTCGTCATCATCGGTCGCCACAACGATATCGCGCTCTATCGCGAATTGATCCGCAACGGCATCTCCGAATACATGGTCGCGCCGGTGGCAATGGCGGATCTGCTGGGGGCGATTGCGGCGATCTTTGTCGATCCCGAAGCCGAACCGGTCGGGCGAAGCCTCGCCTTCATTGGCGCCAAGGGGGGCTGCGGCTCGTCCGTGATCGCCCACAACTGCGCCTGGGGCATTTCCAACCTCTTTTCGACGGAAACCATCCTCGCCGATCTCGATCTGCCCTACGGCACGGCGAATATCGATTTCGACCAGGACCCGCCGCAGGGGATCTCCGAGGCGGTCTCGGCGCCGGACCGGCTGGACGAGGTCTTTCTCGATCGGCTCCTCACCAAGTGCTCCGAGCACCTGTCGCTGCTCGCCGCCCCCTCGATGCTCGATCGTGCCTATGATTTCGAGGCGGGTGCCTTCCAGCCGATCCTCGAAATCCTGCAGCGCAGCGCCCCCGTTTCGGTCCTTGATATTCCGCATGGATGGTCGGACTGGACCCGGTCGGTCCTCGGCGAGGCCGACGAGGTGGTGATCACCGCCATTCCGGACCTGGCGAGCCTCAGGAACACCAAGAATCTCCTCGACGCCCTGAAGAAGCTTCGGCCGAACGACCGGGCGCCGCATCTGGTCCTCAACCAGGTCGGCATGCCGAAGCGGCCGGAAATCGCCCCCAACGAATTCTGCGAATCCTTGGAAATCGAGGCTGCCGCCATCATCCCCTTCGACGCCGTGCTGTTCGGAAACGCCGCCAATAGCGGGCGGATGATCGGCGAGATCGACAGGAAATCCCCGGCCGCCGAGACTTTCTCGCAACTTGCCCATCTCTTGACCGGACGCACGGCGATCAAGAAGGCGCGCAGGGGCGGCCTCGGCAAGGTTCTGGCAAAGCTCGGCAGGCGATAG
- a CDS encoding CpaF family protein: MFGKRGNEGFGKTGAQSPVMPPSMPVAPSAVMERAAAPILAEPAAAAPRPQPAAAPARRRAPRAEDYYDTKSQVFSALIDTIDLSQLAKLDTESAREEIRDIVNDIITIKNFAMSIAEQEELLDDICNDVLGYGPLEPLLARDDIADIMVNGAGQTFIEVGGKVEESDVRFRDNAQLLSICQRIVSQVGRRVDESSPICDARLPDGSRVNVIAPPLAIDGTALTIRKFKKDKLTLEQLVRFGSITPAGATLLQIIGRVRCNIVISGGTGSGKTTLLNCLTRYIDIDERIITCEDSAELQLQQPHVVRLETRPPNIEGEGQITMRDLIKNCLRMRPERIIVGEVRGPEVFDLLQAMNTGHDGSMGTIHANTPRECLSRMESMIAMGGYTLPAKTVREIIAGSVDVIIQASRLRDGSRRITHVTEVTGMEGDVIVTQDLMRYEIDGEDANGRIIGRHVSTGIGRPHFWDRARYFNEHKRLAATLDAMEKN; the protein is encoded by the coding sequence ATGTTTGGCAAACGCGGAAATGAAGGCTTTGGCAAGACTGGCGCGCAATCGCCCGTGATGCCACCGTCCATGCCGGTCGCGCCGTCGGCGGTGATGGAGCGAGCCGCTGCGCCGATTCTCGCCGAACCGGCAGCTGCCGCGCCCCGTCCGCAACCAGCCGCCGCCCCGGCGCGCCGCCGGGCACCGCGGGCGGAGGACTATTACGATACGAAATCGCAGGTCTTCTCCGCGCTGATCGACACGATCGACCTGTCGCAGCTCGCCAAGCTCGATACCGAGAGCGCGCGCGAGGAAATTCGCGACATCGTCAACGACATCATCACCATCAAGAACTTCGCGATGTCGATCGCCGAGCAGGAGGAACTGCTCGACGACATCTGCAACGACGTGCTCGGCTACGGGCCGCTCGAGCCGCTGCTGGCGCGCGACGACATCGCCGACATCATGGTCAACGGCGCCGGCCAGACCTTCATCGAAGTCGGCGGCAAGGTCGAGGAATCGGACGTCCGCTTTCGCGACAATGCCCAGCTCCTGTCGATCTGCCAGCGCATCGTCAGCCAGGTGGGCCGGCGCGTCGACGAATCGAGCCCGATCTGCGACGCGCGCCTGCCGGACGGCTCGCGCGTCAACGTCATCGCCCCGCCGCTGGCGATCGACGGAACGGCGCTGACGATCCGCAAGTTCAAGAAAGACAAGCTGACACTGGAGCAGCTCGTCCGCTTCGGCTCGATCACGCCGGCGGGCGCCACTCTCCTGCAGATCATCGGCCGCGTCCGCTGCAACATCGTCATTTCCGGCGGCACCGGCTCCGGCAAGACGACGCTGTTGAACTGCCTGACGCGCTATATCGACATCGACGAGCGGATCATCACCTGCGAAGACTCCGCCGAATTGCAACTGCAGCAGCCGCATGTGGTTCGTCTCGAAACCCGCCCGCCGAACATCGAGGGCGAGGGCCAGATCACCATGCGCGACCTGATCAAGAACTGCCTGCGCATGCGCCCGGAACGCATCATCGTCGGCGAAGTGCGCGGCCCGGAGGTCTTCGACCTGCTGCAGGCGATGAACACCGGCCATGACGGCTCGATGGGCACGATCCACGCCAACACGCCGCGTGAATGCCTGAGCCGCATGGAGTCGATGATCGCCATGGGCGGCTACACGCTGCCGGCCAAGACCGTCCGGGAAATCATCGCCGGCTCCGTCGACGTCATCATCCAGGCCTCGCGTCTGCGCGACGGGTCGCGCCGCATCACCCACGTCACCGAGGTGACCGGCATGGAAGGAGACGTGATCGTCACCCAGGACCTGATGCGCTACGAGATCGACGGCGAAGACGCCAACGGCCGGATCATCGGCCGCCATGTTTCGACCGGTATCGGCCGGCCGCATTTTTGGGATCGCGCCCGCTACTTCAACGAGCACAAGCGGCTCGCCGCCACCCTCGATGCGATGGAAAAGAACTAA
- a CDS encoding type II secretion system F family protein, which produces MFGIDITVLALAGLVAIAAAALAYGVLYSRIENDKKAEGRLRRVSAAETDRAKIKAARDRVNEMSKRRKSLQDSLKELEKKQQEKSANAAPSMKKRLVQANLSISPAQFYVFSVIFGLFALIVVLIAGAGLWIAGGVALITAAGLPRWLVGAMVKRRCKKFLDEFPNALDVMVRSIKSGLPLNDALRLIASDGQEPVKTEFRRVVESQQVGLNVPDACARMIQSIPLPEVNFFAIVIAIQAQAGGNLSEALGNLSKVLRERKKMKAKVGALSMEAKASACIIGALPFIVATLVYLTSPEYMMVLFTDPRGHLIMGASAVWMSIGIFVMRNMINFDI; this is translated from the coding sequence ATGTTCGGCATAGACATCACCGTACTGGCACTGGCCGGCCTCGTCGCGATTGCCGCGGCGGCGCTCGCCTACGGTGTGCTCTATTCCCGGATCGAGAACGACAAGAAGGCGGAGGGCCGGCTGCGCCGCGTCAGCGCCGCCGAAACGGACCGAGCCAAGATCAAGGCGGCGCGCGACCGCGTCAACGAAATGTCGAAGCGGCGCAAGTCGCTGCAGGATTCGTTGAAGGAGCTCGAGAAGAAGCAGCAGGAAAAGTCGGCCAATGCCGCCCCGTCGATGAAAAAGCGGCTGGTGCAGGCCAACCTGTCGATCTCCCCGGCGCAGTTCTATGTGTTCAGCGTGATCTTTGGCCTGTTCGCCCTGATCGTCGTCCTCATCGCCGGCGCCGGCCTGTGGATTGCCGGCGGCGTCGCACTGATTACGGCGGCCGGTCTGCCGCGCTGGCTGGTCGGGGCGATGGTCAAGCGCCGCTGCAAGAAATTCCTCGACGAGTTTCCGAACGCGCTCGACGTCATGGTTCGCTCGATCAAGTCCGGTCTGCCGCTCAACGATGCCTTGCGGCTGATCGCCAGCGACGGCCAGGAGCCGGTGAAGACGGAGTTCCGCCGCGTCGTCGAATCCCAGCAGGTCGGTCTCAACGTGCCGGACGCCTGCGCCCGCATGATCCAGAGCATTCCGCTGCCCGAGGTCAACTTCTTCGCGATCGTCATCGCCATCCAGGCGCAGGCCGGCGGCAACCTGTCCGAAGCGCTCGGCAACCTCTCCAAGGTGCTGCGCGAGCGCAAGAAGATGAAGGCGAAAGTCGGCGCGCTCTCAATGGAGGCCAAGGCCTCGGCCTGCATCATCGGCGCTTTGCCGTTCATCGTGGCGACGCTCGTCTACCTGACATCGCCGGAATACATGATGGTGCTTTTCACCGATCCGCGCGGCCACCTCATCATGGGCGCTTCGGCTGTCTGGATGAGCATCGGCATTTTTGTGATGCGCAACATGATCAATTTCGATATCTGA
- a CDS encoding type II secretion system F family protein: protein MDGWIRTLTDPNIIIAVLVSMAVLATFYSLAVPFFERGDLTKRMKSVATEREQIRARERARLNAEASAGKASLRAQHNTSVRQIVERLNLRQALVDDNTVNRLKTAGYRSQNALNTFLFARFCLPFLFLTVAVVYIFVLGNFADKPFMLRICFALGFAYLGFYAPNIFIANAISKRQHSIRRAWPDALDLLLICVESGVSMELAMRRVADEIAAQSSALAEELVLTTAELSFLPDRRIALENLGLRSGLEEVKAVMQALIQADRYGTPIAQALRVLAQESRDQRMTAAEKKAAALPPKLTVPMILFFLPVLVAVILGPAGIQVADKF, encoded by the coding sequence ATGGACGGCTGGATAAGGACGCTCACCGACCCGAACATCATCATTGCCGTTCTCGTGTCGATGGCGGTACTTGCGACCTTTTATTCGCTGGCCGTCCCGTTTTTCGAACGGGGCGACCTCACGAAGCGTATGAAGTCCGTCGCCACCGAACGCGAGCAGATCCGCGCCCGCGAGCGCGCCCGGTTGAACGCCGAAGCTTCGGCCGGCAAGGCAAGTCTGAGGGCACAGCACAATACGTCGGTTCGCCAGATCGTCGAGCGGCTCAACCTGCGTCAGGCGCTGGTGGACGACAACACCGTCAACCGGCTGAAGACCGCCGGCTACCGATCGCAGAATGCGTTGAACACCTTCCTCTTCGCCCGGTTCTGCCTGCCGTTCCTGTTTCTGACCGTCGCCGTCGTCTATATTTTCGTCCTGGGCAACTTTGCCGACAAGCCGTTCATGCTGAGAATATGCTTCGCGCTCGGCTTTGCCTATCTCGGCTTCTACGCGCCGAATATCTTCATCGCCAATGCGATATCGAAGCGCCAGCATTCGATCCGCCGTGCCTGGCCGGACGCGCTCGACCTCCTGCTGATCTGCGTCGAATCGGGGGTGTCGATGGAACTTGCCATGCGCCGCGTCGCAGACGAGATCGCCGCCCAGTCTTCGGCGCTGGCGGAGGAGCTGGTGCTGACGACGGCGGAGCTCTCCTTCTTGCCGGACCGGCGGATTGCGCTCGAAAATCTCGGCCTGCGCTCCGGTCTCGAGGAGGTCAAAGCCGTCATGCAGGCGCTGATCCAGGCGGACCGCTACGGCACGCCGATCGCCCAGGCGCTCCGCGTGTTGGCTCAGGAAAGCCGCGACCAGCGCATGACGGCGGCGGAGAAGAAGGCGGCTGCGCTGCCGCCGAAACTGACGGTGCCGATGATCCTCTTCTTCCTGCCCGTCCTCGTCGCCGTCATCCTCGGCCCGGCGGGGATACAGGTGGCGGACAAGTTCTAG
- a CDS encoding tetratricopeptide repeat protein, giving the protein MTTQHIFSSSMHRLAVGAAVALMALALGGCAGQQGKKELTTGSIPKLSKPVQSMNATELAAAAENIGQAYERDPKNREAGLNYANLLRMSGRNEQALAVMQQVAINHPTDREVLGAYGKAQAAAGQLEQALQTIGRAQTPDRPDWKLKSAEGAVLDQLGRSSDARLRYREALDLQPNEPTILSNLGMSYLLTKDLKTAETYLRSAAEQPGADSSVRQNLALAVGLQGRFQEAETIARQELTPEQAEANVAYLRSMLSQKGAWTELAKADDGNTN; this is encoded by the coding sequence ATGACAACGCAACACATCTTTTCTTCCTCCATGCATCGCCTCGCTGTGGGAGCCGCGGTCGCGCTGATGGCGCTGGCGCTCGGCGGCTGTGCCGGGCAGCAGGGCAAGAAGGAGCTGACGACCGGCTCCATCCCGAAGCTGTCGAAGCCGGTGCAATCGATGAACGCGACCGAGCTTGCGGCCGCCGCGGAGAATATCGGCCAGGCCTATGAGCGCGATCCCAAGAACCGCGAGGCGGGCCTGAACTACGCCAACCTGCTGCGCATGAGCGGGCGTAACGAACAGGCGCTCGCCGTGATGCAACAGGTGGCGATCAACCACCCGACGGACCGCGAGGTCCTCGGCGCCTACGGCAAGGCTCAAGCGGCAGCCGGGCAGCTCGAACAGGCGCTTCAAACCATTGGCCGGGCGCAGACGCCCGACCGCCCCGACTGGAAGCTGAAATCGGCCGAGGGCGCCGTCCTCGATCAGCTCGGCCGCTCTTCCGATGCGCGCCTGCGGTATCGCGAGGCGCTGGATCTTCAGCCCAACGAGCCGACCATCCTGTCCAATCTCGGCATGTCCTATCTGCTGACCAAGGATCTGAAAACCGCCGAGACCTACCTCCGCTCCGCCGCCGAGCAGCCCGGCGCCGACAGCAGCGTCCGCCAGAACCTCGCCCTCGCCGTCGGGCTGCAGGGCCGTTTTCAGGAGGCCGAAACGATCGCCCGGCAGGAACTGACGCCCGAGCAGGCGGAAGCCAACGTCGCCTATCTGCGCTCGATGCTGTCGCAAAAGGGCGCCTGGACCGAGCTCGCTAAGGCGGACGACGGAAACACCAACTGA
- a CDS encoding leucyl aminopeptidase family protein has translation MAPFQFIERPSPFNTSAGKTLPIFAVTPAHIETGSIDPIALDWAKKAGFKAESGAVLLVPSSDGHLGGALFGLGSKPSEAPFLTGKLARTLPAGKWHIETAPLTANRLALGYGLGSYRFERYKSAKPEAPTLMIPADADEADIKRQLAGVFLARDLINTPTNDMGPEALEAAFRALAAHYRADVSVISGEALLTQNFPLVHTVGRASAEAPRLLEMRWGKKGHRKVTLVGKGVCFDTGGLDIKTAVSMHLMKKDMGGAANVMGLALMIMDAKLKVDLRVIVPAVENSISSNAFRPGDIYRSRKGLTVQIDNTDAEGRLILADALTYADEEKTDLLVDMATLTGAARVALGPDLPPFFTDDEELARDLCEASLTVDDPLWRMPLYMGYDKDVSARIADLTNAPSGGMAGSITAALFLKRFVTKAKSWSHFDIFGWAQSERPHSTIGGEAQAIRALYHHIGRIAG, from the coding sequence ATGGCTCCCTTCCAGTTCATCGAACGGCCGTCGCCGTTCAACACCAGCGCCGGCAAGACGCTCCCTATCTTCGCGGTGACGCCGGCGCATATCGAGACGGGAAGCATCGACCCGATCGCGCTCGACTGGGCGAAGAAGGCGGGCTTCAAGGCGGAATCGGGCGCCGTCCTGCTGGTTCCTTCGTCCGATGGCCATCTCGGCGGCGCTCTGTTCGGTCTCGGCTCGAAGCCGTCGGAGGCCCCGTTCCTGACCGGCAAGCTTGCCCGCACGCTGCCGGCCGGCAAGTGGCATATCGAAACGGCGCCGCTCACCGCCAATCGTCTGGCGCTTGGCTACGGCCTCGGTTCCTACCGCTTCGAGCGCTACAAGTCCGCCAAGCCCGAGGCGCCGACGCTGATGATCCCGGCCGACGCCGACGAGGCCGATATCAAGCGCCAGCTTGCCGGCGTCTTCCTGGCGCGCGATCTGATCAACACGCCGACCAACGACATGGGGCCGGAAGCCTTGGAAGCCGCCTTCCGGGCGCTCGCCGCCCACTACAGGGCGGATGTCTCGGTGATCTCCGGCGAAGCCCTGCTGACCCAGAATTTCCCGCTGGTGCACACGGTCGGTCGCGCCAGTGCCGAGGCGCCACGGCTCCTTGAGATGCGCTGGGGAAAGAAGGGGCACAGGAAGGTGACACTGGTCGGCAAGGGCGTCTGCTTCGATACCGGCGGTCTCGACATCAAGACGGCCGTCTCGATGCATTTGATGAAGAAGGACATGGGTGGCGCCGCCAATGTCATGGGGCTGGCGCTGATGATCATGGACGCGAAACTGAAGGTCGACCTGCGCGTCATCGTGCCGGCCGTCGAGAACTCGATCTCCTCCAACGCTTTCCGTCCGGGTGACATCTACCGGAGCCGCAAGGGCCTGACGGTGCAGATCGACAATACCGATGCCGAGGGCCGGCTGATCCTTGCCGACGCGCTTACCTATGCCGACGAAGAGAAGACCGACCTCCTCGTCGACATGGCGACGCTCACCGGGGCGGCGCGCGTCGCGCTCGGTCCCGACCTGCCGCCCTTCTTCACCGACGACGAGGAACTGGCCCGCGACCTTTGCGAGGCGAGCCTGACGGTCGACGATCCGCTCTGGCGGATGCCGCTCTATATGGGCTACGACAAGGATGTCTCCGCCCGCATCGCCGACCTCACTAATGCGCCCTCGGGCGGCATGGCCGGCTCGATCACCGCGGCGCTGTTCCTCAAGCGCTTCGTGACGAAGGCGAAAAGCTGGTCGCACTTCGACATTTTCGGCTGGGCGCAGTCGGAGCGACCGCACTCGACGATCGGTGGCGAGGCCCAGGCGATCCGGGCGCTGTACCATCACATCGGTCGGATTGCGGGGTAG